The segment CTATTCTGTTTCGGCTCATAATGTCGATGGCATCGATGCCATTTCCTGCCTCATAAATATGGCCTATATCAAATTTGCTTCTTCTGAGCAGTACTTTTTGAAATACCCGAATGGCCGGTTCATCATCAACAATGAGTACGTTTTTTATCGATTCTGTTTTCATCTCTGTGCTCCCATAACAGTTGCAGTTTATATTTCACCATTAACCATAAAGCCGGATTCCTTGTTAGTTATCGAATCTTTATTCAACAACTTTAGCATTTTATTCCGGAGTGCTTCCGGGGCAAATGGCTTGTGAAGAAATTCCGTACCAAGCTCCCGTACTATTTCTACTTTAATATCATTGCTTTCGGCCGAAACGGTGAGTATCGGGATTCGGCAAGTTGCCGCATCCAGCTTAATATGGGCCAGCATTTCAGCTCCGCTCATTACCGGCATATTCAAATCAGCCACAATAAGATCAAATTCATTTTCCCGAATTAAATCCAGGGCTTCTTTCCCATTTTCAGCTTCCATAATTTCATTAATCTCAAATCCGCACAGTTCAACTGTACGCCGAATCACCATCCGCATCACCTGGCAATCATCTACTATTAATACGTTAAGTCCCATTATGCCCTCTCTTACTTATATTGCTACTTGATGGTTAAATGCCGCACCAACCGAAATCCCGGTTGACCGGTTTACCTTATTGATCGGTTGTTTATTGATCGTTACCAGTCCATCGGCAATCGACAACACCATAGTGCGGGAAGTACTGCCGCCTACATCCTGCGAAGTAATCATAAACCCGTTTTTCCATAGTAGTTTCCGAAGTACCGTGAAATTCCGCTTACCAATTTTGAAGTAATCATCATCCTGATTCTTTTTCATACTGGCACCGCCGGCAACAATAATCTCAAGGTTCTTTTTTTGCGCTCCCAGTTCATACACTTCATTCAGCAGCTTTCCGAAGCCGGTATCCACGTACATCGCAGGACGGGTTTTGGCTTTTTCAGGGTCTGACTTTGCCAGTGGAAGCATCACGTGCACCATGCCGCCCACTTTTACGACAGGATCATAAACTGTGATACCGAGGCAGCTTCCTAACGCGTGAGTAATAATATCCTCACGTGGGTTCGCTGATACTTTTAAATCGCTAACACCTACTACTTTTCTCATTTAACACTCTGTTATATTTTCTGGTACACAGCAGGAGCCAAGTTTTTGAATCCTTTATTATTTGATGAAACACTTTCGGAATGCCCTAAAAAAAGAAACCCACCCGGCTGAAGCTGATCATAAAACTTTTGCACAACTTGCTGCTGGGTTTGCCTGTTGAAATAGATCATCACATTCCGGCACATTATCACCTGAAAATTACCTTTCAGCGGCCAGTCCTCGGTCAGGTTTAACCGGCCGTACGTAATCATTTCTTCAACCTGTTCTTTCACTTTAAATTCATCATTGCCAATACTCTCGAAGTATTTACGGCGGATGGAATCCGGAACATCCATCATTCTTGATGAGGGATAAACTCCATTTTTTGCCACTTTCAACACCTCTCTCGATATATCAGTAGCCAATATTTTTACCGACGACCACGGCGTTGTTCTCCGTGCTTCATGCAGTGTTATGGCTGTAGTTACAGGTTCTTCACCGGTAGAGCATCCGGCCGACCACCACTTGGCATTTCGGCCACCCATGGTTGGGATAATATGCTTCCTGATGAACTCAAAGTGTTGGGCCTCCCGGAAAAAATGGGTTTTATTGGTAGTCAGCACATCCACGAAAGCCAGAAACTCTCCTCCCGATTCCGGCCGTTCGATGAAATCCAGGTACTCGGAGAAACTTCCGATCCCCAGCTTTCGCATCCGTTTCATCAGCCGGCTTTGTACGAGCGCCTCTTTGCCTTCCTGTAAAAATATTCCGCAGTATTCATACAGCAAGTCTTTGACCCGTTTAAAATCTCCTGCCTTTAGTTTGACGGATGAAACCGGGGAAGAAAGTGCACTCTGTGTGAATGTGTTCATAGTTTCATCCCCCTCAGGCTGCAGATTCCATCAGTGCGGCCGTATCCAGGATCAGACCAACACGTCCGTCCCCAAGAATGGCTCCCCCCGATATATGCGACATTTTTGTGAGCATATGTATCGATTTGCCCACCAGTTGCTGTTGCCCGATCACCTCATCTACCAGTAGGGCATACCGGCGATTGTTATTCTTGATGATCAACAGGGTGCCTTCCAGTAAACTTTCTTTGGCTCCGTTAATCTCAAACTGCTCATGCAGCCTTATCACAGGAACCGATTGCCCTCTGAAATTCACCTGCTCCGAGTTGCCCATCATGGTAAACATATCCGATTCTTTGGCGCGGAAGGTCATGTCTATGTTTATAGTCGGAACGATAAATCGCTGCGTACCTACCCGAACCAGCATCCCATCAGTAATAGCCAGTGTGAAAGGCAGTTCAATGGTGATGGTTGTTCCCTTACCTAATTCTGAACTCACATCTACCTTGCCTTGCAGCTGCTCGATAGAACGGCGGACTACATCCATCCCCACACCTCGGCCCGATAAATCGGTAACTTTCTCAGCCGATGAAAAACCGGGCAGGAATATGAGATTGTATATTTCTTTCTCGGTGAGTTTTTTCTCCGGGTCAACCAAGCCTTTTTCTATGGCTTTGTTAAGAATCACATCTTTGTTGATGCCACGGCCATCATCCTTAATTTCGATAACTACTTTACCACCCTCCTGCGATGCAGAAAGTGAAAGTTCGGCGTTGGCCCCTTTTCCGCTTTTAAGTCGCTCTTCCGGCTCTTCAATTCCATGGTCCAAAGAGTTTCGCAGCATGTGGATCAGCGGCTCATTGATTACATCCACCATATTACGATCAATCTCGGTGTCTTCCCCAAAGGTTGAGAACTTCACCTGCTTACCGGCTTTTCTGGATAGATCCCGAACCAGGCGGTTCATTTTGTGGAATGTCGCTTTAAGCGGTACCATACGCAGGGTTAAACTGGTATCCTGTAGCTCCCGAAGTATTTTGGTAGCGTGATTTACTTTTTTCTGAAGTTCTGAATCTTTGGGGATAGCTTTATCCTGGGCTACTACAGAATGTGCAATAACCAGCTCTCCAACCATATCGATAAGGCGATCGAGACGACTTACACTTACCCGTACCGATGATTCTGATTCAGATTTTGAATTGATCTTATCTGTAGCATCGGAATCACCTGAATCGGTTACAGCCTCTACAACCGGGTTAGCTACCGGAGCAGCTGCCTGCTTTCCCCTAATTTCTTCGAGGGCTTGGGCCGGCTCTTTTCCTTCTTCTGAAATAGAATGCAGAACAGAAATCATGTTGTCGTACTGCCCCGGTTTATGAAGCGGATCGCCCCCTTCAGCAACCTCTACTACTTTCAGCATTTTATTCAGAATATCGATCGACTCAAAGTTGATATCGGCGCATGCCCGGTCGAAGGGTAAATCACCTTCCCGCACCATACTTAGCAAGGTTTCTACAAAGTGGGTGAACTCCGAAATCGGGTCGAGCCCCATAAAAGCGGAAGTCCCTTTGATGGTATGGAAAGCCCGGAATACGGTATTGATCAACTCTTCATCATCCGGAGATTCCTCCAGCTCCAGCAGTGCACTTTCGGCCATTTCAATCAGTTCGGAGCACTCAGTAATGAACTCTCCAACCAGTGCCATTTCTATATCTTCGGGGATATGAAATACTTCTGAGGAAACAGACTCTTTCTTCTCTGATTCTTCTTGAATTACTGCTTCATCAGCAGGCTCCTCCGCTGTAGTTTGCTCTTCTTCCTCCGGGCTCTCAGTATCGACAAGCTCATCAGTATTTTCGGGATTATCCCATTCCCTCTGAGCCTCAATTTCAATCGCTTGCTCCGTTTTATCCGAAACAATACCCAGCCATCCTTTTGCTCCACCGCTGGCTTCCACTTCGGCCATCGCCTCCTTAAGCGGAGAAGCAATAGCTTCTTCCTCATGCTTAACGATGTAGGAAACCAACTCATCCAGTTTCTGAAGGTCTTCGCCGGTAACCGATTCCTCTTCGAGAGTGATCAGGAAGCCGGCCAGGTCATTCAGCGTATATTCTTTTACCGATTTTTCCTCTTCTGTACTTTGCTTCGACTCCCCGTTCTTTTTGATTTCCTCGACTTTTTCTTCATCCAGATCAATTACGGTGTCGGCCGATTCTGAGCCTCCCTTCAATGCTTTCTCCAATTCGTCATAGGCCTTTTCAAAGTCTTCTACTTTGATATCACCTTCCTCAATCACATACTCCCTGATAGTATTAATAGCTTGCATCGTGGCTGTTTTAACCATGATGAAGTAGTCATCTTTTTCGTAGAGATGTTTGATTCCCTTCCACGATAAATCAATCAGTTTCTGAAATTGCCCAAAATTGTTTTCAACGTTATTGGTAACCTCCTCAAATTTGGCACCGGCTACGGCTACATTTTCCCGGTCGGTTGGCCACACATCTGCCAGCAAACGGATAATGGATTCGAGGTCTTTGATAAGTTGGTCTTTATTGCTCATTGGATTATTACCGTTTTATCTGGATTCACTCAGCGCCATGTTCAGCATAAATTCGCCACAGTCGCTGGAAAATTTCATTTTAGCTGATGGGGGTTTATTTGGCATAAATAAAGTTAAGTCACTTCCCCGGGTTGCCGTTGGCAGCGAAGACTGTCCGCGAAATCCCACCCGCTCGATATTAGCCGCTACTTCTCCGGCCAGAATATTTGCGATTTCGGCGATCAAGTCGCCCATGTCGTGGCTTTCAAAGGGCAGTTCCATTCCCAGAAAAGAATTCGATATCTCCAGTGCGGTTGCCTTCGGAATAGCGATCATCAATGAAAATGTATGATCGGCATTAAAGACGGCTATATTCCCGATGATTCCATTCAGCGGACCGCTTTCATTCAGTTGCTCCACACATTCAGGAGTGCCACCACAAATAGAAGTGAAGGTGTTAATGACTGATTCCTGTACGATGTCAACGATCTCGCCCGGGATTTTATCTGCTTTGCTTAATTTTTCTGCAATCATGCTATCTCCCTTTAGGCATTTAGAATGCTGCTAAAGAAGCTCTTCTTCTCTTCTCCAGATTCTTCTCTCTTAATGTTTCCTGTCTCATCGATATACCGACTTATGGCCTTAGACATTTTATCGGCTGTAAATGGCTTGGTGATATATTCATTCGCACCGCCCTCATTTAAAGCCTTGTCCACTTTACCCATCGACTTTTCTGCCGTCACCATAATAATAGGGATATCGGCGTAGCCTTTGTCCCGAATGGCCCTGGCGAGTTCAACGCCGGTCATTTTGGGCATGTTCCAGTCTACAAACAGCATATCAATGTCATCATTAAATTTCTCGAGAGCATCCTCTCCATCCATTGCTTCCACGTATTCAAAATCCGCAATTAACAGTTGATCGAGAGCACGCTTAACCTGGCTCCTCATAATTTTAGAATCATCAACAACAAGTGCTTTTATTTTACTCATTACTTACTCCTGTATATGGGCAGGGCAGCATTTATTGTGCCCTTAACCTCTGTATTAAAGTATAATTAAAGCGGTTGGCGTTAGTTTTTGACTGAAATCGCAGTTCCCGCTCTCCCTGTTATCGGATGTTTGGAAAATTCCTTAAGAGATTAGCAAGGAATTAATCTTAGGTATTATTAAAGATTGAAAGACTGAATGGCGTCTTTTAAGTGAAGGAAAAGCTGACCCTGATACAGCGTTAGATTAATGGATTCTAACAAGCAAAAATGCCCCTCCTTTTTTACTATTAATCAGTTTGATTTAAGGGTATTGTTTTAGGCTTTCAGGTATAAAAAAATGGGTATAGACAGCACATTCCAGTCATTTGTGCGTTCAGAAGTTAAAACCTCCAGAGGGTTTCGGCTTGTGGAGGCATACCTGACACATAAGAATTTAGCGGACAAGCACTCCGGTGAGTATGCTGATTATGAAGTTGTTGAGGAGACCAAAGATAAGCGCCGCACTAACGCTGCCACATTTACGGCAGATCCGGATTTCACCTTCAATTCCAATTTCGAAGACTTACCTGATAATTGGGTGAACATGAGGCAGGAAGAAGTGACAATGCAGCTCGCCATGGTTTCAAAAACAAGCCCTTTAAATCTTAAAAGACAGCAAACGTACCAGGTCTTATCTCAGTTTAAGCCAAAAGGACAACACCTGGATTTTAAGCTCTGATCCAATCGGCTTGTTAGTTCTCAGAATAAGAAAGTGGAATTCGGAGGTTCAATCTGATCGTTTGATCATTCACGGCCTCAAAAGTTAAATCTCCCTTAACCTGTCCTACCAATTTCCGGCTTTGCAGTAACCCTTCATTAAAAGAGTTTTGAATATATCCACCAGACTCTCCGTCATTTTCCTGATTAGACATTATCTGAGTAAGCTCTTCTCTTTTCTTGTCAGATGCTTCAAACATTAGCGAGAAAACTGCTTTGTTATCCTTTTTTCCGGTACTTATTTCTGTAACTGAATCTTTCCCCGAACATTTTAATGCAAAACTAATCAGGTTGAAGGTGATCAGCTTTAGCATGAATATATCTGTATGTACGTGAAGTGGGTTTGCACTTCTTTTGAAATCAACAGCAGGGCCCG is part of the Gracilimonas sediminicola genome and harbors:
- a CDS encoding response regulator, which translates into the protein MGLNVLIVDDCQVMRMVIRRTVELCGFEINEIMEAENGKEALDLIRENEFDLIVADLNMPVMSGAEMLAHIKLDAATCRIPILTVSAESNDIKVEIVRELGTEFLHKPFAPEALRNKMLKLLNKDSITNKESGFMVNGEI
- a CDS encoding chemotaxis protein CheD — its product is MRKVVGVSDLKVSANPREDIITHALGSCLGITVYDPVVKVGGMVHVMLPLAKSDPEKAKTRPAMYVDTGFGKLLNEVYELGAQKKNLEIIVAGGASMKKNQDDDYFKIGKRNFTVLRKLLWKNGFMITSQDVGGSTSRTMVLSIADGLVTINKQPINKVNRSTGISVGAAFNHQVAI
- a CDS encoding CheR family methyltransferase; amino-acid sequence: MNTFTQSALSSPVSSVKLKAGDFKRVKDLLYEYCGIFLQEGKEALVQSRLMKRMRKLGIGSFSEYLDFIERPESGGEFLAFVDVLTTNKTHFFREAQHFEFIRKHIIPTMGGRNAKWWSAGCSTGEEPVTTAITLHEARRTTPWSSVKILATDISREVLKVAKNGVYPSSRMMDVPDSIRRKYFESIGNDEFKVKEQVEEMITYGRLNLTEDWPLKGNFQVIMCRNVMIYFNRQTQQQVVQKFYDQLQPGGFLFLGHSESVSSNNKGFKNLAPAVYQKI
- a CDS encoding chemotaxis protein CheW produces the protein MSNKDQLIKDLESIIRLLADVWPTDRENVAVAGAKFEEVTNNVENNFGQFQKLIDLSWKGIKHLYEKDDYFIMVKTATMQAINTIREYVIEEGDIKVEDFEKAYDELEKALKGGSESADTVIDLDEEKVEEIKKNGESKQSTEEEKSVKEYTLNDLAGFLITLEEESVTGEDLQKLDELVSYIVKHEEEAIASPLKEAMAEVEASGGAKGWLGIVSDKTEQAIEIEAQREWDNPENTDELVDTESPEEEEQTTAEEPADEAVIQEESEKKESVSSEVFHIPEDIEMALVGEFITECSELIEMAESALLELEESPDDEELINTVFRAFHTIKGTSAFMGLDPISEFTHFVETLLSMVREGDLPFDRACADINFESIDILNKMLKVVEVAEGGDPLHKPGQYDNMISVLHSISEEGKEPAQALEEIRGKQAAAPVANPVVEAVTDSGDSDATDKINSKSESESSVRVSVSRLDRLIDMVGELVIAHSVVAQDKAIPKDSELQKKVNHATKILRELQDTSLTLRMVPLKATFHKMNRLVRDLSRKAGKQVKFSTFGEDTEIDRNMVDVINEPLIHMLRNSLDHGIEEPEERLKSGKGANAELSLSASQEGGKVVIEIKDDGRGINKDVILNKAIEKGLVDPEKKLTEKEIYNLIFLPGFSSAEKVTDLSGRGVGMDVVRRSIEQLQGKVDVSSELGKGTTITIELPFTLAITDGMLVRVGTQRFIVPTINIDMTFRAKESDMFTMMGNSEQVNFRGQSVPVIRLHEQFEINGAKESLLEGTLLIIKNNNRRYALLVDEVIGQQQLVGKSIHMLTKMSHISGGAILGDGRVGLILDTAALMESAA
- a CDS encoding chemotaxis protein CheX; the encoded protein is MIAEKLSKADKIPGEIVDIVQESVINTFTSICGGTPECVEQLNESGPLNGIIGNIAVFNADHTFSLMIAIPKATALEISNSFLGMELPFESHDMGDLIAEIANILAGEVAANIERVGFRGQSSLPTATRGSDLTLFMPNKPPSAKMKFSSDCGEFMLNMALSESR
- a CDS encoding response regulator, giving the protein MSKIKALVVDDSKIMRSQVKRALDQLLIADFEYVEAMDGEDALEKFNDDIDMLFVDWNMPKMTGVELARAIRDKGYADIPIIMVTAEKSMGKVDKALNEGGANEYITKPFTADKMSKAISRYIDETGNIKREESGEEKKSFFSSILNA